From a region of the Cyclopterus lumpus isolate fCycLum1 chromosome 5, fCycLum1.pri, whole genome shotgun sequence genome:
- the tmem51b gene encoding transmembrane protein 51b, whose amino-acid sequence MCSSRGICGDNNRPNRSSSTEGTGSGAHYALCALGVGLIALGIVMIVWTVIPMDGENLGGSPTTSNSTGGDGNKDEEEKDSTDPSIVAMVLVGVGAAMLLLAIILGVRNKKRQRNASSQPVATGVPLMNHAARAQEEVAAERAALAVPSYEEVVGSGDYPVRQSNLRSSTSQLPSYEDIIAAVENEGREPTDNPSEITPLNDSTPAPTEPAAEIQTDPPGLKSNPSLPTRSASRASRLLRPLRVRRIKSDKLHLKDFRIQIRSPTQNPVTIEPITPPPQYDNKMPELG is encoded by the exons ATGTGTTCCAGTCGGGGAATATGCGGCGACAACAACCGTCCCAACAGATCCTCCAGCACAGAGGGCACCGGTTCAGGTGCTCACTATGCCCTGTGCGCCCTTGGAGTGGGACTCATAGCCCTGGGTATCGTCATGATTGTGTGGACTGTGATACCGATGGACGGAGAGAACTTGGGCGGCTCCCCCACGACGAGCAACTCCACTGGAGGTGACGGCAATAAAGacgaggaagaaaaagacagcACGGATCCTTCAATAGTGGCTATGGTGCTGGTTGGAGTAGGGGCAGCAATGTTGCTTTTAGCCATTATCCTCGGAGTGAGAAATAAGAAGAGACAACGCAACGCAAGTAGCCAGCCAGTGGCAACAGGAGTCCCCCTCATGAACCATGCGGCCAGGGCGCAGGAGGAAGT AGCGGCAGAGCGAGCGGCATTAGCCGTGCCGAGTTACGAGGAGGTGGTCGGCAGCGGCGACTACCCCGTCCGCCAGAGCAACCTTCGCAGTAGCACCTCCCAGCTGCCGTCCTACGAGGACATCATAGCCGCTGTGGAAAATGAAGGAAGAGAGCCCACTGACAACCCTTCCGAGATCACCCCTCTAAATGATTCCACACCAGCTCCAACTGAACCTGCTGCCGAGATCCAGACTGACCCTCCTGGCCTTAAATCAAACCCTAGCCTGCCCACTCGCAGTGCCAGCCGGGCGAGCCGTTTACTGCGGCCTCTCCGGGTGAGGAGGATCAAGTCCGACAAACTGCACCTGAAGGACTTCCGCATCCAAATCCGCAGTCCCACACAGAATCCAGTGACCATTGAACCTATCACTCCGCCACCGCAGTATGACAATAAGATGCCTGAATTAGGGTAG